ggcaggtgggtctatgcggtcaaaaacaattcagatgagactgagacatacaaggcaagatatgttgcaaagggatatagtcaagtggcaggaatagactataaggagactttttctctaactgcaaatatgacatcagtacgttgtttgatgcagctagcagctcagtatgacttagagttacatCAGATGGATGTCAAAACAGCATATCTACATGCTCCTATTGACTGTGAAGTGTACATGGAGCAACCAGAGGGTTTTGAAGTCAGGTCAGATACAGGTGAGCAACTAGTCTGCAAACTGAACAAGTCACTGTACGGCCTGAAACAGTCAGGAAGGAACCAGAGGTGTAGTCCAGGGTATACGCTGGTATACGGCGTATACCTACTTATTTTTCAGTCAGCATTGCGTATACCCACTTCTAAATCCCCCCTGATGCGCATCATTCAGTAATATCTGTGAGTCAGATTGCCTATTTTCTTCCTCGGGGATAGTGAAGCCATGACccaccctcctctgcctctaatTGGCTGGTACTCGCTGCTTTCACTGATTAGATTGGTTAACTTTAGGCATGAGGACTGATGAGCCAATCAGAGGCAGAGTAGGGCGGGTCATGCCGAGGAAAATATCGCTAATACCTCAGGtgccagtgaaaaaaaaaaaaaactcaggtGCCGGTGCCACTTGACTACGATAACGGCAGCTGAGCAGACCAAACAACGGATGAAGAAAGGACACAAGCGGCGGTGTGCCACCCCAGTTGATGGAAGACATCATTCTGAGGTAAGTTTTAAGGTGGTTTCCAAATGAATCATTATTTTAAACTACTGGCAAATTGCCAGTGACTGCACatttagaggagaagagatgttGCCGCCAATAGTTAGTGCGAGTCGGCTAACGTTATGAAGCTAGCTACGTAGATTGGGATAATGTGGGGAAACCGGGGCATTGTTGGTTTTCAGTAAGTGTTTAATCAACCCAGTTCATAAGAATTTCATACCAGACTGATGAAACTGATTATCTCAATGTTTATGAAGCTTGTTTATTATTGTAAAGGTCTAAATTATAACGTTAGCCAAGTTACTAAGCCCTAAATTATAACATTAGCCAAGTTACTTAGCCCTAACTAACCTATATGATCTAGTTTAATTGCATAGTAGCTAAGCTGGTAGTTGATTTTTAAGTAAGTTAAAACACAAGAATGGGGACAAATAGTTTAAGATTCAGCCTAAAACAATATTGAGGTCTAATCAGGCTGTCTTATTTTGTATAGGGACAGGTAACCATGAAAAGGAAGGGAGATATTGCAGACTTTTTTGTAAAGAGGCACAAATCAGGCCCAGATCAGGCCCAGGCAGACCCCACCCCTAAAACCAGCAGCCCTGGCAGCTCTCAACCGGGAGCTAGCCAGGCAAGTCAGTGTGAGCATAGAGAAGGATCCAGTCTACCACCACCAGGTCAGAACACACAGGCAGTAAATTGCATCTCCAGTTTATTGAAAAGTGAAGCCTCACACTGTAACAAAAGGTGATTTTGACAGATTAAGCCTCATTTTGAATTTCTGTgtgatgttatttattttattgcccttctatttattttgtctgtatccatgtttgttttttacaatgctactgttatataacattttgtgttaaatttgttgtttttttgttaaatAAACTCTCCCAAGTATTTCACTCACTAATCTCCTGTATGCTTCAGCTTCACTTGCTGAAAATATTTCCACTTGGTTATGCAGATTGTTAATGTAAAGAGGGGGACCCATGTCTTGCTGATGACTATTGTGatcacagtagtgtgtgtgtgtgtgtgtgtgtgtgtgtgtaagtgtgtgagagagagagagacagggagatgcataattagttttgttgttgtctGTAGACATCAATAATGACTGGCCAGACCTGTGGAGTGCTAAACAAACAGAAGACTTCAAATCCAAGAACCCCTGGTTGGGATCCAAAAACAAAAAATTGGGTAAGTTTAGGTAGATTGCTAGTTTGGGTAACTTCTGAAACAGTGGGCACagataactttgtgtgtgtgtgtgtgtgtgtgtgtgtgtgtgtgtgtgtaaaggaccATGCACACGTACAGCTGTGGATACAGGAGTAGTTACATTGTTTGTTTATGCTTCGCAGGATGTCTGGTCTGTAGCAGTGTGAACTCCATTGGGATCGACAAGGAGCAAGGACAAGGTGTATCGCTCTCaagagaatggatgaactttgaaATTCAAGTGTCTGGCCAGGGAAGTAGAACAACAAGTTTGTCAATCTTGAGAAATAAGGTGAGGAAACATGCGTTGTCCAAGGCCCACACTCAGGCTGTGAAGGTGGCAGagcaacagaaagaagctgccatTGAGAATGCAGTGGAGACTATGACTGAGTCCTACATGAAGGAAACTGAAGCTGTGTTTCGAACAGCCTACCATCTGGCCAAAAAGAACCGACCCTTTTCTGACCATGAGAGCCTCATTGAGCTGCAGGAACTGAATGGTGTAAAAATGGGCTCAATACTTCATTCACGTTACAGTGcaacacaaataatacaacatgTTGCTAGTGAGATGCAGAGCAAAATCATCAGTAGCATTATAGCATCATCCAGTAAGTTAGCTGTCCTAATTGACGAGGCATCTTCTTTAAGTCACAAAGCTGTCATGACAGTTTCTATTAAAGCATCAATTCAAGAAGAAAGCCCTGAGTTCATATTCCTGGAACTTGTTGAACTGGAAAATCAGAGAGCAGATGGCATATTACAGGCGTTACTCACCTGTTTAACTAATgctggctttacagaagagtggcttcATGAAAACTGGGTAACATTTGTATCTGATGGAGCCAGTGTCATGCTAGGAAAGAAGTCAGGAGTAGCAACCAGACTGACTTTGAGATTCCCAAAGCTTTTTGTATGGCACTGCATGAACCATAGACTTGAACTTGCTGTGTCAGATGCAGTTGATGAGGTAAACTCTGTCAATCACTTTAAAACTTTTATCCAGAAGCTATACTCTCTGTATAGTGTGTCAAACAAAAATGAACGTGAACTTGTTAATGCAGCAGCTGAAGTAGGCTCACAACTTCTTCGCATTGGCAGAATCTTGGATGTACGCTGGGTGGCCAGTAGCTTTCGGACTGTTCGTGCTGTTTGGACATCCCTGGGAGCTCTTGTGCAGCACTTTAAAAATGCTTGCAGTGATGAGATGAGGTCCACCAAAGAGAGGCAGATGTACAGAGGTTTGTTAGACCGTGTTCAAAGTCCAGAATTCATTTGTGACCTTGGCCTCATGTACGACACTCTCCATGAACTAAGTCTCCTGTCACAGGAGCTTCAGTCTCGTTCTATAACGCTCCTCAGAGCAGAGCATCTGCTGAAACGCTCAATCAGAGTGATCCAGTCATTCAAAGAGAGTCCAGGTGAGAAATATAGTGAGGCTTTAGAAgcaaaacagactggggagtatcGGTCTATAGCCCTGAAAACAAATGCAAAGCTGAAGTCTATCAATCCAGGCCAGTTCTTACAAAGCCTTGTGAACAATCTGGAGAAACGCTTGTCTTTTGAAGATGAGACCATCATGGACCTCAGCATCCTTGATCAGAGTAAGTGGCCATCAAAGCCCAGCATCCGCCATGGTGAAGAACAAGTTAAGCGACTGTGCAAGCGATTTAACTTGTGCACAGACCAAGCACTGAATGGGATGCGGGACCTACTGGAAGAGCCCAGTAGTGAGCCCAAGGACCTAAAACCACTTATGAACTGTATGAAAACATTCCCTGTCGGTACAGCAGAGTGTGAGAGGAATTTTAGCCTTATGAACAATATAAGCTCAGACAAGAGGGCTGTCCTTCTGATCTCAAACATATCAAACTTGATGATGATTAATATCAACGGCCCACCAACTTCCAAGTTTGATCCTAGAAAATATACAAGGACCTGGTTGAAGAGCCATCGTGCTGCCTCTTCGGTGCGTTCTAGACAGTGCAGTGTGAAAGCTCCTGCAGAAAGCAAATTTGTCtggaatatactgtagtatgagcAAGGTCAGAAACCCAGTGCTGGGTTGAGAGAGTATATCACTGTTGATGTGTTGTTaatgcatatatttttgttaattgttaactaaatattgttgtaacatattttgttgaatgatttaCCGGTAAATGAACATGTTCAAAACAAAGCATATAGCAATATGAACAAGGATGCATTGTCACCTTCAgatttgaagtattttatttaaataaatgtgcaaaaaataatcgaaacaccatttcctgtttgcctcatgataaatacattttacattcatcCAGGCTGCTCTTGTGACCAGTAGTAACTACAAACTGCTCCTAATCAAGTCATGATCATTTTATAATAGTGTGCAAGTAGAAATTACATATTTTTGGGTAAACTAAATCATAGTCTTACATGTCACTGTTTCTAAAACAGGGCTTTTTTCTggactacttaaaaaaaaaaaaggtgaatactgagagtatacccacttctccagggaccactacaccactggaaggaactggaacaaaatgttgcatgatcaccttagtgaaaatggttttacacagaacccagctgatcactgtgtttacaacaaacaaactgcaacagaaaggatcattttgataatttgggtcgatgatctaattatcgctgctagtgatagtgactcactcacaagtgtaaaagaaatgttaagtgaaaaatttaagatgaaagatcttgggaggcttagacatttcctaggcattgattttacacaaagtgaagggaaaataaagatgagccaaacaaggtacataaccaagatactggaaaggtttggtatgtcagactgtaaaacaaggtcaacaccatgtgaacaaaaaacaaactttgatggtgatggtgaacctattgattcaaaaaggtatcgtgaagtgataggcagcttgatatatgttatgacatgtacaagaccggatatcagttggattgtcagcaagctgtcacaatacctatcagaaccaaaagagcaacactggataacagctaaacatgtgttgaggtacttgaaggggacaatgaatcaggagttgtgttacaaaaagggggtggaaaaactcaacctcgtagcatatagtgatgctgattgggcagcagatcaaagtgacagacgaagcataacagggtattgttttagtttaactaaatgtggacctgttatttcatggaggtctaagaagcagccaacagtagctttatctacatgtgaagcagagtacatggcactggctgctactacacaagaaagtttgtaccttgtacagttattgggccagatggatagtgagtgccaatatgcaccagtaacaatctttgaagataaccaaggtgcaattgctctgtcaaagaacccagtatgtcgtcagagatgtaaacatgttgacatcagatatcatttcattcgatctgcgctcagtgatggcaaaataagtattgaatattgtccaacggcagacatggttgcagatgttttgactaaacctgtaacgaagttcaaaaatgaaaaattattgggttatatgtttggaatgtaaactgacatttgtgagatgtataactgtaagctaaatgtgttgatagttaggttgaatacgacttgtacagtataagagcaagtgggggtgttaacatatagactaatatgttataaattgtgttcttacactggtacagttatgccctatgagagatgtacaactgcgcatgtgcgaaaataaagaaagggcattttcccgcgttctggttgaaacaccaacgatgaacatgtgtgtttattcctccgttaagtaagccggtattcctgtcctgaagatgacagcaccaacaaCAGTCATCAGATTAacgaaagtcacgtcacgacaaaaCCTTGAGAGGAATCAGATTCAAGGAACCAGAGAAGTAATTTAggatctttttttttattttctttcataATTACTGGTGGAGGGTGATTCtagtagagagaaacaggagtgaaagaggagaggagagagtagtgaggTCTTACTGTTGGAGGGTGATTCtagtagagagaaacaggagtgaaagaggagaggagagagtagtgaggTCTTACTGGTGGAGGGTGATTCtagtagagagaaacaggagtgaaagaggagaggagagagtagtgaggTCTTACTGGTGGAGGGTGATTCtagtagagagaaacaggagtgaaagaggagaggagagagtagtgaggTCTTACTGTTGGAGGTTACTTCCAAGGGTGATGGCTGCCATGATGAGACCCAGTAGTAACATGAAGTGGAACAGAACTGAAGAACTGGAGGCACGGAACATTCTCTGGGCCGGAACACAGCACTGGAGTACTGTCAactgggagggggaggagggggagagagagagcaaggcagAAGGGAGAAATGAAACAGTGAGAGATGATAGGCAGTAATATGTTGAGAGAAAGACTTATGTTAACAACAACAACGCTCACCTTCTTAATGTAAAAGATGGCCACCAGTTTGACAATCCCTATGTATGGCAGCAGGGGACAATAGAACAGTCCTACCCAGGTGACCGTCTGACTGTACACCAGGTCTAGAACATTGAACGGGATCAGGAAATGTTGTTTCCCCGACAACCGCGCCAGCCAAGACGATGGGTACCTTTCCACCAACCACCtgtgaggagggatggagggacaatAAGATGAAGGATACTGTTAGAAAACATCCAAAACACATATCCTTTCTTCCTCCCTTGTTGTAGCAACCCAACACCTGGCAACCCAACACCTGGCAACCTTGTCAAGAAGTTTGGATCTCTTGACGTGACAGCTAAGTTATTGAGTTGACAGTTGCTGGACCCGGCTTCAAGTCCCAGTCGGGGCAACCCACAAAATTCACTACAGTATGAACTGATCTGAGATGATTGGACAGGTGAAAGCGAGGGTTCCACAAGCCTACAAGTGCTCTGTTCCATTGGGCCAAATACGTTTTCATCAGAAATATTCCTTCAGAAAGCAGAACATAAACTTACTTTCTAGGATAGGCGATGAAGAAGGTGTTGCAGAAACAGGCGAGGAAATCGAACACAGAGAGCTTGTACATCTCTTTACCAAACTGATTCTCCCAACACTGAGGACACACAGAGTATTAAGTCCATTTACTGTATATGAAGTCCATTTACTGTATATGAAGTCCATTTACTGTATATGAAGTATATTTAGTGCCAAAGGTCAATATGATCTGTAGTTGTCAACAATGGTTAGTCGTTATGACTCACTTCCTGTTCTCTGTTTCTGAAGAGGAAGAAGAGATACATCCCCAGACTGGCCAACTTCAGGAAAATACTCCTGGGagcaggaagaggaagaggaggaggaggaagttgaAGAATTAAGATGATGAAGAGAGAACTTCAGTGATTATCAATATTTAtgtattgatgatgatgatgatgatattggTGTACCAATAAAGATGGGACATTTCTGCTCCTACCTGACGATGGTAGCATTGACCTGGGTGGTGAGGGAGTGATCCTCGAAGGAAGCGATATGGCGGAAGACGTGAGGCAGGAAGAAGTTGACTAGGGTGATGACGATGGGAGGAAGGTAATGGAGAAGCACCCTGATGATCAAATAGTCTACACTctgagagagggggagcaggcatgagaaagagaggggggagagacggggagagagacggggagggggagggaggggaagagagacggggaggggggagggaagttgagcaggagggaggggggagggagagagatggggagggaagttgagcaggagggagagagatggggaggggggagggagggagagggggagggaagttgagcaggagggagggagagggggagagaaggaaaaAGGATGCCAAaataatgaacatgataaatTGACTAACTAAattaatacagtggggagaacaagtatttgatacactgccgattttgcaggttttcctacttacaaagcatgtagaggtctgtaatttttatcattggtacacttcaactgtgagagacggaatctaaaacaaaaatccagaaaatcacattgtatgatttttaagtaattaatttgcattttattgcatgacagaagtatttgatcacctaccaaccagtaagaattccggctctcacagacctgttagtttttctttaagaagccccccctgttctccactcattacctgtatgaactcgttacctgtataaaagacacctgtccacacactcaatcaaacagactccaacctctccacaatggccaagaccagagagctgtgtaaggacatcagggataaaattgtagacctgcacaaggctgggatgggctacaggacaataggcaagcagcttggtgagaaggcaacaactgttggcgcaattattagaaaatggaagaagttcaagatgacggtcaatcaccctcggtctggggctccatgcaagatctcacctcgtggggcatcaatgatcatgaggaaggtgagggatcagcccagaactacacggcaggacctggtcaatgacctgaagagagctgggaccacagtcacaaagaaaaccattagtaacacactacgccatcatggattaaaatcctgcagcgcacgcaaggtccccctgctcaagtcagcgcatgtccaggcccgtctgaagtttgccaatgaccatctggataatccagaggaggaatgggagaaggtcatgtggtctgatgagacaaaaatagagctttttggtctaaactccactcgccgtgtttggaggaagaagaaggatgagtacaaccccaagaacaccatcccaaccgtgaagcatggaggtggaaacatcattatttggggatgcttttctgcaaaggggacaggacgactgcactgtattaaggggaggatggatggggccatgtatcgcgagatctaggccaacaacctccttccctcagtaaaagcattgaagatgggtcaaggCTGGGTCTTCccgcatgacaacgacccaaaacacacagccagggcaactaaggagtggctccgtaagaagcatctcaaggtcctggagtggcctagccagtctccagacctgaacccaatagaacatctttggagggagctgaaagtccgtattgcccagcaacagccctgaaacctgaaggatctggagaaggtctgcatggaggagtgagccaaaatccctgctgcagtgtgtgcaaacctggtcaagacctacaggaaacgtatgatctctgtaattgcaaacaaaggtttctgtaccaaatattaagttctgcttttctgatgtatcaaatacttatgtcatgcaataaaatgcaaattaattacttaaaaatcatacaatgtgattttctggatttttgttttagattccgtctctcacagttgaagtgtacctatgataaaaattacagacctctacatgctttgtaagtaggaaaacctgcaaaatcggcagtgtatcaaatacttgttctccccactgtaactaactaatacatgcacacgcacacacacacacatttctcacCCTCTCAGCCTGTGAGGCCAAGGTGGCATAGTAGATGAGACAGAAGGCTCCGCCCAGTAGAACCAGGACCAGGAAGTGAAGCAGCCCTCGCAGGGAGTAGAGGTGTGCCCACTGACCCAACGTCCTCCTGGCCTCGCGCTGCTGGAACCTTTCCTCTTCTAGGTACAACtgcggagggagggggagaagtagagggagggtgagagtagagggagggagaggagaggaggtgggagagggagggataggagaaggagagggaggggggatggagaaggaggggaagggtggaggagagggaggggggaggggagggacacAAAGAGAAAGGAATAGAACAGAAAGTTCAACGAGTGTCAAATATAAaggtaaagaaggagagagaatgaagaggaAGAACCTTTGTAGGTGTTGGAAGTTAAAGAGTTGCCAGTCCACAGAGATAGAGGAACGGCTGCAGAACAATCataatggagagacagagagagagagagagagagagagagagagagagagagagagagagagtgagagagtgagagagagagagagagttgaaaaggGCAGGCAGACTACCACCCCGAACCTTCAGTTCGTTCCTGATGAAGCTGAGTTTGTGGGCGGCGGCCTCGGGATCATGGATACAGAAGTCCCACCCACAGAACACCTTGTAGCTCATGTGGATGTTGTAGTGGTTGCCTAGCAACCACGTGTGCTTGTAGCCTACAACCGTCCTGTTTAAAAGAGGTGATGAAAATGTTAAAAAAAGCCACTATTGTGTCCTCCCTGTGGACACATCTTTAACAGCGTATCCTTGTGTgcgtcccaataatctctccttccccctgaagtgtgcactcgttcactgCTCCCTACAAATGTAAAAGCATTGAATTAGAataggcatgtgtgtgtgtgtgagtgtgtgtcctcacaaggatagtaaaacaagaaaAATTCGGACAAGTCGGTACATtttgccggtccccacaaggaacaaagctattttaggcttaggggttaggggtttatggttaaggttaggttaaggatTAGGTTAGGAGtttggggttagggaaaataggattttgaatggcaATCAATTGTTtgttccccacaaggatagtgaaacaacatgtgtgtgtgtctgacctgcgGACCACCATGACCAGACTGAGGATGAGGACGGTGAGGGTtccgaggaggaagaggaggggcgtGTTCAGACACTGCAGGTCCAGAGAACTACATGCATAGAACCCATAGAACATTGGAGAACGTTCTAGAAAACCctggaggtgggagggagggagggagggaaggaaggagggagaggagagagggagaaggagggttAAATCACATACACtgtacaccacaggaggttggtgacaccttaattggggaggacgggctcgtggtaatggctggagaggaattagtggaacggtatcaaatacatcaaacacatggtttgatgccattccattcactttGTTCCAGCCAATATCATgacccgtcctcccctcagcagcctccactgctgaacacaaatacacacacacacacacacacctacacacacacacacacttaccgaACCAACGAAGAAGTCCAAAACCGAGTCATTGCCCTCAAACCTCAGAAGTCCTGCAACCACATCACAGAGCTACTGTCAACTAAATATATTACATTTTGCCACGACAATGCATAAATCCGGCACATGACAGGAATGTATTCCCCACACACCTCTGTCACCATCGCTGTCATAGACTGCTGTTGGTGTGAGTATGGTCCCTCCTATGACCAGACACTGGAGCAGGTTCAGGTAAACCAGATATCTCAGGAACACAAAATAAGCCTTCACACCTACACCAAATCTAcctggagggggaggagagagagacaggtggtggtggtggtggtgcagggccACGTTCAGTTGCCAAACGCTGTCCAACGTTGCATGTTAGTTCTACGTAACATATTTCTGTCTGAAAACTCCAAAATGTTGCGCCATGATGATGAAGCCTCAGTATTTACATgccttaaagtaactgtccagtgtttccacatgtattaattaattaatattattattttctccAATGTATGCTTTGGTCacaaattttctacattgtataataatagtgaagacatcaaaactatgaaataacacatattgaatcctgtagtaaccaaaaaagtgttaaacaaatcaaaatatattttatatttgagattctttaaatagccaccctttgccttgatgactgctttgcacactctttgcattctctcaaccagcttcatgaggtagtcacttggaatgcatttcaattaacaggtgtgccttcttaaaagttaatttgtggaatttctttccttcttaatgcgtttgagccaattagttgtgttgtgacaaggtagggggttatacagaagatagccctatttggtaaaagaccaagtccatattatgtcaagaacagctcaaataaacaaagtgaaacgacagtccatcattactttaagacatgaaggtcagtcaatacggaacatttcaagaactttcaatgtttcttcaagttagttgcaaaaaccatcaagcgctatgatgaaactggctctcatgaggacctccacaagaatggaagacccagagttacctctactgcagaggataaattcattagagttaccagcccaaataaatgcttcacaagagttcaagtcacagacacatctcaacatcaactgttcagaggggactgtgtgaatcaggccttcatggtcgaattgctgctaagaaacaactactaaaggacaccaataagaagaagagacctgcttttggcaagaaatacgagcaatggactttagacctgtggaaatgtgtcctttggtctggagtccaaatttgagatttttggttccaaccggcgtgtcattgtgagacgcattgtgggtgaacggattatttctgcatgtgtagttcccaccgtaaagcatggaggaggaggtgttattgtgtgggtgtgctttgctggtgacactgtaggtgatttatttagaattgacacttaaccagcatggctaccacagcattctgcagcgatacgccatcccatctgatttgggcttagtgggactatcatttgtttttcaacaggacaatgacccaacacacctccagtctgtgtaagggctattttaccaagaaggagagtgatggagtgctgcatcaggtgactggcctccacaatccccctacctcaacctaattgagatggtttgggatgagtcggacggcagagtgaaggaaaagcagccaacaagtgctcagcatatgtgggaactccttcaagactgttggaaaagcattccaggtgaagctggttgagagaatgccaagagtgtgcaaagctgtcatcaaggcaaagggtgtctattcgaagaatctcaaatataaaatatattttgatttgtttaacacttttttggttactacatgataccatatgtgttatttcatagttttgatgtcttcactattattctacaatgtagaaaatagtaaaaaattaagaaaaaccctggaatgagtaggtgtgtccaaagttttgactggtactgtaaatatatatatatatatatatatatatatatatatatatatgacacaTCTCTTTACCAGCAAGTCTTTTAAAAAATCTTATATCTTGTATAATTTTACAGCTGCGTCACACATCCATATCCACACACACCCGACTCTCTCACTCTACCTGCTATGATAACATAAACACTGAAACAGAGAATGGTAAAGCAACTTGCAACACTGCCTCCATGACCCTTGTCTTATTCTAGAAACAGTTTGGTGAATATTTGCACGTGTGTGCGAcac
The Coregonus clupeaformis isolate EN_2021a unplaced genomic scaffold, ASM2061545v1 scaf1166, whole genome shotgun sequence genome window above contains:
- the LOC123486353 gene encoding E3 SUMO-protein ligase KIAA1586-like isoform X1, with translation MKRKGDIADFFVKRHKSGPDQAQADPTPKTSSPGSSQPGASQASQCEHREGSSLPPPDINNDWPDLWSAKQTEDFKSKNPWLGSKNKKLGCLVCSSVNSIGIDKEQGQGVSLSREWMNFEIQVSGQGSRTTSLSILRNKVRKHALSKAHTQAVKVAEQQKEAAIENAVETMTESYMKETEAVFRTAYHLAKKNRPFSDHESLIELQELNGVKMGSILHSRYSATQIIQHVASEMQSKIISSIIASSSKLAVLIDEASSLSHKAVMTVSIKASIQEESPEFIFLELVELENQRADGILQALLTCLTNAGFTEEWLHENWVTFVSDGASVMLGKKSGVATRLTLRFPKLFVWHCMNHRLELAVSDAVDEVNSVNHFKTFIQKLYSLYSVSNKNERELVNAAAEVGSQLLRIGRILDVRWVASSFRTVRAVWTSLGALVQHFKNACSDEMRSTKERQMYRGLLDRVQSPEFICDLGLMYDTLHELSLLSQELQSRSITLLRAEHLLKRSIRVIQSFKESPGEKYSEALEAKQTGEYRSIALKTNAKLKSINPGQFLQSLVNNLEKRLSFEDETIMDLSILDQSKWPSKPSIRHGEEQVKRLCKRFNLCTDQALNGMRDLLEEPSSEPKDLKPLMNCMKTFPVGTAECERNFSLMNNISSDKRAVLLISNISNLMMININGPPTSKFDPRKYTRTWLKSHRAASSVRSRQCSVKAPAESKFVWNIL
- the LOC123486353 gene encoding E3 SUMO-protein ligase KIAA1586-like isoform X2; this encodes MNFEIQVSGQGSRTTSLSILRNKVRKHALSKAHTQAVKVAEQQKEAAIENAVETMTESYMKETEAVFRTAYHLAKKNRPFSDHESLIELQELNGVKMGSILHSRYSATQIIQHVASEMQSKIISSIIASSSKLAVLIDEASSLSHKAVMTVSIKASIQEESPEFIFLELVELENQRADGILQALLTCLTNAGFTEEWLHENWVTFVSDGASVMLGKKSGVATRLTLRFPKLFVWHCMNHRLELAVSDAVDEVNSVNHFKTFIQKLYSLYSVSNKNERELVNAAAEVGSQLLRIGRILDVRWVASSFRTVRAVWTSLGALVQHFKNACSDEMRSTKERQMYRGLLDRVQSPEFICDLGLMYDTLHELSLLSQELQSRSITLLRAEHLLKRSIRVIQSFKESPGEKYSEALEAKQTGEYRSIALKTNAKLKSINPGQFLQSLVNNLEKRLSFEDETIMDLSILDQSKWPSKPSIRHGEEQVKRLCKRFNLCTDQALNGMRDLLEEPSSEPKDLKPLMNCMKTFPVGTAECERNFSLMNNISSDKRAVLLISNISNLMMININGPPTSKFDPRKYTRTWLKSHRAASSVRSRQCSVKAPAESKFVWNIL
- the LOC123486355 gene encoding transmembrane channel-like protein 7, translated to MEDKECNSVGIMRLVSEESCSSTVTDESRVYYQTEIFDQLPSSLARRTHHHQDRGTTETSHPVEMHPGQAGGARDRAPTQPIRSLPVCMQRKREARYLVYLNLLQCLVIGGTILTPTAVYDSDGDRGLLRFEGNDSVLDFFVGSGFLERSPMFYGFYACSSLDLQCLNTPLLFLLGTLTVLILSLVMVVRRTVVGYKHTWLLGNHYNIHMSYKVFCGWDFCIHDPEAAAHKLSFIRNELKLYLEEERFQQREARRTLGQWAHLYSLRGLLHFLVLVLLGGAFCLIYYATLASQAERSVDYLIIRVLLHYLPPIVITLVNFFLPHVFRHIASFEDHSLTTQVNATIVRSIFLKLASLGMYLFFLFRNREQECWENQFGKEMYKLSVFDFLACFCNTFFIAYPRKWLVERYPSSWLARLSGKQHFLIPFNVLDLVYSQTVTWVGLFYCPLLPYIGIVKLVAIFYIKKLTVLQCCVPAQRMFRASSSSVLFHFMLLLGLIMAAITLGSNLQQFPPSPSCGPFVGSATVFNVTAVCVDSLPGLAQSTLRYLSSEAFILPLILAQIVVLTTFESRRRANGNAIERLKDMLVMCTSDKHFLLKQHTLSLRRQKKTFKAPTTVSGTKEGSPTTKKDPSAGIGEDSHITQLKDPSAQPTGDDSPS